From Pan paniscus chromosome 6, NHGRI_mPanPan1-v2.0_pri, whole genome shotgun sequence, one genomic window encodes:
- the NT5C3A gene encoding cytosolic 5'-nucleotidase 3A isoform X2 yields MTNQESAVHVKMMPEFQKSSVRIKNPTRVEEIICGLIKGGAAKLQIITDFDMTLSRFSYKGKRCPTCHNIIDNCKLVTDECRKKLLQLKEKYYAIEVDPVLTVEEKYPYMVEWYTKSHGLLVQQALPKAKLKEIVAESDVMLKEGYENFFDKLQQHSIPVFIFSAGIGDVLEEVIRQAGVYHPNVKVVSNFMDFDETGVLKGFKGELIHVFNKHDGALRNTEYFNQLKDNSNIILLGDSQGDLRMADGVANVEHILKIGYLNDRVDELLEKYMDSYDIVLVQDESLEVANSILQKIL; encoded by the exons atGCCAGAATTCCAGAAAAGTTCAGTTCGAATCAAGAACCCTACAAGAGTAGAAGAAATTATCTGTGGTCTTATCAAAGGAGGAGCTGCCAAACTTCAG ATAATAACGGACTTTGATATGACACTCAGTAGATTTTCATATAAAGGGAAAAGATGCCCAACATGTCATA ATATCATTGACAACTGTAAGCTGGTTACAGATGAATGTAGAAAAAAG TTATTGCaactaaaggaaaaatattacgCTATTGAAGTTGATCCTGTTCTTACTGTAGAAGAGAAGTACCCTTATATGGTGGAATG GTATACTAAATCACATGGTTTGCTTGTTCAGCAAGCTTTACCAAAAGCTAAACTTAAAGAAATTGTGGCAGAATCTGACGTTATGCTCAA AGAAGGATATGAGAATTTCTTTGATAAGCTCCAACAACATAGCATCCCCGTGTTCATATTTTCGGCTGGAATCGGCGATGTACTAGAGGAAGTTATTCGTCAAGCTGGTGTTTATCATCCCAATGTCAAAGTTGTGTCCAATTTTATGGATTTTGATGAAACT gggGTGCTCAAAGGATTTAAAGGAGAACTAATTCATGTATTTAACAAACATGATGGTGCCTTGAGGAATACAGAATATTTCAATCAACTGAAAGACAATAGTAACATAATTCTTCTGGGAGACTCCCAAGGAGACTTAAGAATGGCAGATGGAGTGGCCAATGTTGAGCACATTCTGAAAATTGGATATCTAAATGATAGA GTGGATGAGCTTTTAGAAAAGTACATGGACTCTTATGATATTGTTTTAGTACAAGATGAATCATTAGAAGTAGCCAACTCTATTTTACAGAAGATTCTATAA